In Papaver somniferum cultivar HN1 chromosome 1, ASM357369v1, whole genome shotgun sequence, a genomic segment contains:
- the LOC113353467 gene encoding uncharacterized protein LOC113353467 produces the protein MGLQYLTFTRPDISNDVQQVCLFMHDPREPHMQALKRILRYFQGTLDHGLFLSSTAITGLTAYSDADWAGCTDSRRYTSGYCIFLGDNLVFWSSKRQATVSHSSVEAEYRGVANAVAETTWLQNLLLELHLPL, from the coding sequence ATGGGGCTTCAGTACCTCACCTTCACTAGACCGGATATCTCTAATGATGTTCAACAGGTATGTTTGTTTATGCATGATCCTAGGGAACCTCACATGCAGGCCCTTAAGCGGATCCTTCGTTATTTTCAGGGTACCCTGGATCATGGTTTGTTTCTATCTTCTACTGCTATTACTGGATTAACTGCATATTCTGATGCCGATTGGGCGGGTTGTACGGATTCTCGTCGGTACACTTCCGGCTATTGCATCTTTCTGGGTGACAACCTAGTTTTCTGGTCTTCAAAGCGCCAGGCTACTGTCTCTCACTCAAGTGTTGAAGCTGAATATCGGGGAGTGGCCAATGCAGTTGCAGAAACTACTTGGCTTCAGAACTTGCTTCTCGAGCTCCATCTACCTCTATGA